The genomic stretch GTGCCCTTTTCCTTATTACCCATCCCTCGTTCCCCTGATGGAACTGCAAGATTGAGAGCAgctcctcttccccttctcttCCAGTTCTGGTGGGAATAGCGGCTACCACTGTTCTGTAAAATTCAGCCACTACTGTGATCTATTGTCCATCTCTCTTGCCCATGGGCTTCTCATTTCGGCTCGACTCCATCATGATGCTACATGGAATGGACCTTCACGGGAGAAACACCTGATTCAGTTGTTGCCTGCTGTCATTCAAGCAAACTTGCCTCACATCCAGTATGTTTCATGGCTCTTGCTTTATGACCAATGGAGTCAATAGGTTAGATCTGACGGGGAAAAATGACGCAAAGTAGCACAAGAACATGCCCAGTCTCAATGATAGATCATTTCAGTCGCTATGGGAAAAACAGAGAAACTAAGCAGACAGCACCTTCACCGGAGTAGCTTGCCAGCGGCGCAAAAAGAGGTGTGTAGATGAATTGCTGGTGGTAGAAGGTGCTCAGTAGAGCGAGTCGAGACCGGGTGGGAGTGATGAATAAGTCTTTGTATTCTGGTCTATGTGGAGCTGCTGCTGCACATGGTTTTTGTGAAGGACTGCAGCACACACATGGTCTTTGTGAAGGACTGGCTGTTAGGATAGGCATCCTAGATCTTTGACTGCTTTTAGGGGCATCAAGGACTGGTAGGTAGTTAGCAGCTTTTAGACTAGCATATTTTGGCTGGCTAGCAGCTATAAATCTGTACCCCGTGCCCTCAGTTCGGAAATGGCATTGTGTACGAATTGTGAGAAATAAACCAACGAAAATTGCCCCAACTCCtagtgtcatcctcttcttcatgaaagtgaggctagagatactaacaagtggtatcagagcaaggttgtcTTGCAGCTTGAGCATTTCCTGCTCCTCCCCTTCACAGGGAAGGGAGCAGCCCCAGCCAGTTGCAGCCTCAACTGCCCCTGGTTACTTCCCTCCATTCGGGTTGTCGAGCGGTTACTTCCTTCCATTCGGGTTGTCGAGCAGTAGCTCGTCGGAAGCAGCGCTCAGCCCGCCAGCAGCGAGCCATGTCCGACGGCCACTCTCAGCACAGCTACCTCCAGCACGCGGTGTCGGCAGGAGGCCGATCGCGCCGTGGCAGAGGAGCGTGAACGAGTGGCTGCAGCGGCAACAAGGGCGTCGAGGCTGGCAGCGGCGGAGCTGGCAGCAGCCAGAGCGGAGGTAGAAGCAGCAGCAGCGGAGGCAACACGTGCGGCGGCGGAGGTCGAGGTGTTGCGCGGCAGCGCCAACAACTCGGTTTCTGCTGATGGCAGCGCCGACGCAGACCAAGTCGACGCAGTGGCGCAACAGGCGGCGCAGCGAGCGGCGGAGTGGGCGTCCGAGCACACCCGCGCACCTCGGGATGGCGCTCCCAGAGGAGGCGTGCACGGCGGTGGCTGGGATGACCAAGACCACGGCCTCTACGGGGTTCAGACTGTGGTCAGGGATGTTGGTCCCGGTGTTGGGTGGCCTACCCTCACCAAAACCAACTACGTCGAGTGGGCCATGATCATGAAGATCAGGCTCAGGTGCGGCACATGTGGGAGGCACTCCACGACGGCGACGTCGACCATCATGAGGATCGACGGGCGCTGGACGCCATCATCGCCGCAGTCCCGGCCGAGATGCACGGCCGAGATGCAGTTCTCACTCTTCCACAAGCAGACTGCCAAGGAGGCTTGGGACGCCATTGCCGCGGCACGCATCGGCAGCGACTGTGCTCGCAAGTCCACACTGCAGGCACTTCGCAAGGTGTGGGAGAACCTGGCCTTCTAGCCAGGTGAGGACGTTGATGACTTTGCTCTCCGTCTTAACACCCTGCTGCAGAAGATGGTGCAGTTCGGCGATGACGCTTACGACGAGGAGAGAGATGTCAAGAAGCTCTTTCGCTGCGTCCCCGAGAAGTACAAGCAGATGACTCGCTCGATCGAGGTCCTTGCTGGACCTCTCCACCATGACGATCGAGGAGGCGATAGGTCGCCTCAAGGTCGTCGACACCGACGAACCACAGTATTCGTTGGGGCCCATCACCACCGGCGGGAAGCTGCTCCTCACTCGGGAGCAGTGGGATGCCGGCCACGGTGACAGGAAGAAGGGAGAGTCTTCTTCCTCGACAGGCGGCCGCAAGCGCGGCAAGCCACGCAAGGCGCGGAAGGATGACCATGCCAAGGCGTAAGGTGATGCCGACGGAGAGCAAAgtcatatttttctgattgtGTTTGTGTTTTTCTGATTGTGTTTGTTTATGACTTAACTGCTCTGCTTCTTTCCTGCATATGTGCATCACGCGCATCATGTTCTACACCAGTCTTGTTGACAATTTTACCTGAATGTTGTGCCAACTTACTGGACATACTAGTAATCGAGCACGTGCAATGCATGTGTATTCTATAGAGTTAATTTTCACATGGAATACAAAATGGTTGTAGTGAGTATCATAATGTCTTTGGTATTTGCGACATCTTCTGAATCCCACCTTTTTTGAATGAGTTTCACCATGCTTTCTATAGTTTTAGTTCATCTACATCTTTTAACTTGAAAAGCTAAAACTTGGGCCTTAAGAAACCACACATCATTCAATCTTCTATGCAACTAAGCCATGCGTTTAATTTAAGAAAACATGTAGGACAACTATCTGAAGCAAGGGGTCCAATATACAACCATTCTTTCTTTACTTGTGGTATCTCATCACACAAGTTGGATGCACCATCCTGACTTAAAAAATCAAGATGCAAAGACCCTGAAGAATATTATATACTCACTGGCTAAAAAGCACAAAAATCTGGCCAGAAATTTAcaaatatatatatttgtataagACCTAAAATAGATGCACATTGGTCAGGTATTCTCTTGGGTGCTCCACTTTTAAAGCAGAATATCAAATAGacatgcatgatagatcaacacgaaTGTACTATAGTGAATCAAACTTTCAAAGTGATGCACGCAAGAAAGCAACTTTCTTTGTAGCTTTAGTTTTGCATTTTGATGGTTTGGTAGATGAAGAGATAAGTGAAATTCTTAGCTTACTAAAATCATTAGGAGAAATGAGGACCATCTCTCAAATGCGCGTGTTGCTCCATTACTTGAAGCCTTGTTTGTGGTCAAAAGCTGCTATATCACCCAGAGATCTGGCTGATTAGAACAAAAATGGAAATTTGAGATCCCTTCTTCTCTACTGAAATGAAACAAAAATATGTTACCATGGAAGCTGATTGATAACGCGCCCAAGACAATAAACTTCAAAAAATGAAACTTGAGGATGCATACCTCTCTAGTTATAAGAAAATAACCTTCACCATTGAAGCTGATTGATATCTCACACAAAAGATAATTAACTGCAGGATACCTACCTCTGTAGTAAAAGGGAAAGAATCACTCGCCCTTTTTCGATCGTTTTTTTTAATGCAAATAGATTCAATCTAGTAATTTCTTTTAGATTAAAGAATCATTATCGAATATATTCTTGCACCATATCTCCATGACCATAACGGGACATGAAAAGATTGTTTGTGGTGAACTTCCATCTCAACATGAGGCCAACCTGTCTAGTTGTCAAACGGAAACAACGAACTCAATAAGGATTTGTAAATTAGTTATTATTAGGATATAGAAGGAGGAGAAAATGTTAAAATGGCAACTACTTTTAAAACGGCAACTACTTTTATATATACCACATCATGTGTATGGATATTTCTGCACCTGGAAGCACACTGTAAGCAAATACTCGTGGTAGTTAAAATATATAATTCATACCTCGTTTCTCCAGCAGCATGACATCAATCCCTCTCAACACCAACCGCATCCCGGCCCTCAATAAGAAACGTACAGCCCAGTGGACATCTTCCCCTGCAGCGTACCGTCAGGGGAGGCATACCGTCGCAGCAGCAGGTTCAGAAGTACTCTTGCATGCACATGATTAGTATGCCAGGGAACCCGTTTGGGGCACGCCGGTGGCATGGTGTGGACTGGTCGTGAACGCCACACCTATCAGCGTAATCAAGTATTCTCAGCAGCCATCACGTACTCGGCAATGGCGGGGAGGTAGCTGCGGCGGCAATATGCAGGGCGCTGGCACCGGCGTGGAGGGCTCCAGCGGCACGGGGTGCAGGGATCCAGTAGCAGGCCTGCAGCTAAGAGGCGTCGCGGTGTGCAGGGTGGCGATGTGATCGCGTCGGGCAGGGTTGCGGCGGCGGCATGGTCTCGTCGGGCAGGGCGTGTGATGACGCTGGTTGTGGGAAAAATATGGGCGACGCGGTTACAGTATTGATTATCGTCTGACTGACTGACACTGTTTTACCGCAAACGTGGGTGAGATATGAACCGTGCGATACCGGTTAGATGGCTAtgatttgttggatcaccccagtCTGGGTCTTTTTAGTGCTGGCCATTCTCAAGCTTGCAATTGTGATTGTTTCAGACTTAACAGCTGAACCTGAGTTATTGAGTGCTGTGATGTTGATTCATGTTCACTCCAAATACGCGTGCTCAGAAATAGATGCAATAAAGATTCCTTAATTCATTTCTGGACCAAAGGCCATGTTAGAGCTAGTTTGGTTGGAAGTTAATTGAACTATAGTAAGTTGTCTTGCTTGTTAGCATATATTATCTGTGTGTGCGTGTGCCACGGCACATGGAATTAGTATAACACTACATAAGGCACATCTTCTGGTAACTACCTCAGTACAATATACAACATGTAACATCAATATATTAACTAAACTAATCATTTGGCAGGATGAAGTAGTAGCAAGGATAGAGGAGAGAATTGCTGCTTGGACTTTCCTTCCATCAGGTACTTCAGTTGATCTATCCGTTACATCTTATGTCTTTGTGTTTTTTTAATAGTCAATAATAGTATTTCAATTATGCCCATGGACAGAGAATGGCGAGTCCATTCAAATATTACATTATGAGAATGGCGAGAAGTATGAGCCACACTATGATTACTTCCATGACAAAAACAACCAAGCCCTGGGGGGTCACCGAATTGCGACTGTACTCATGTACCTATCTAATGTTGAGAAGGGTGGAGAGACCATCTTCCCCAACGCAGAGGTAATTTGCCCACAGTCCCTTCAACTGTCCTAGGTCTCTCACGCACCTGCACATATTCTGCAGGGGAAGTTAACACAACACAAGGATGAGATGACATCTGAGTGTGCTAAAAATGGATATGCAGGTAAAGTTCCTTTGAGAACCCTTCTCGCTTGATATTGGAATGTCGCCCCTGTACCCCTTTTTGGCATGATAGCTTCAATGCTCAGTAGAACTTGGTTCTTTCATACGCCTAGTAGCTTTACATATCTTACTGGTATACTATACAGTGACAGTTCAAGTCATTGTGAAACTTAAATGCTGGCTGCCCTCTGCAGTAAAGCCCACGAAAGGTGATGCTCTGCTGTTCTTCAGCCTTCACCCAGATGCAACAACAGATCCTGACAGCTTGCATGGGAGCTGCCCGGTCATCGAAGGCCAGAAGTGGTCCGCGACGAAATGGATCCATGTGAGGTCGTTCGAGAAGCCTGACAAGCACGGAGGTTCCGGTGATGGGTGTGTGGATGAGAATGTTCTGTGTGCTCAGTGGGCGGCAGTGGGGGAGTGCGCCAAGAATCCTAACTATATGGTGGGCACCAAGGAAGCACCTGGCTTCTGCAGGAAGAGTTGCAACGTATGCGTACAGTAAGTTACTTAAACCATCCATCCACCGCCCTGATATGCAAGATGGCATGGATAAATTATTGATCCAGTGCTAAGTCCAGGGTTGGTATACGTTTGCTCATGGATATCATGTGTGACCCGGAATGAATTGAAATACAAGATCtatcatatattgtcttggaataTATTGCAGCTGGAGAAAAAAACAATTGTCCTCATGTCCAAGCTTTCGGCTAATTAGTAATTTACCCGTTTTAGCTGAGCCATCAAATTAGTGATAACCGATTGAGCAATCTTGTTCGCttcaattagagcatctccacccgccCTCTCTAAAAGCCCCCTATACCAACTTTCAATCTGGCGCCCTCGGGCTGAACCCAGTAGAAAGGCGGCTAGCGTGGGCGGGGCGCCGGACGGCTGGAAAGTCGCCACGGGCTAGCCTTGGCAGCCAGATGTGCCTACATCTTCCCGCCAGTTCCGCTGATTTCTGCCTACATCTTTTTGTCCTTTCCACCGCTTCTTGCCATTGTTGCCGCTATATGAAGGCGGGAAGTGGTGGAAGGGCCACATCTTATACCCTAGTTTTACATATATCTCTCTCACACACATCTCACCCATGACGTCCGGTGATCTTGCCCTCACCCACGTGGAGGTTGAGGCGCTCCCCTACCCGCTAGGGTTCATATGCCCCCGGGTTGGCGCCTGAAcgccggaggcgtaccggtctccCCCGGCCTCAAGGTGCAGCTCGGCGCGCGGCCATCACCCATCACTACTACGTTGAGCTCACCCCCGAGCAGCGCATGGATCCTTGCTGGGATCCCGACAACGTCGCAACTTTGGACACCTTCGCCAATCGATGGGAGATggagctcgccaggtatgagggggGTGGGGACAACAACGAGGCCGGCTGATGGGGCAGCCGGACCCTCGAGGGTGTGATGAACCACATCTTCGCGGGCGACTACCCCTGCCTGCAATACCCTCACTTCCAGCCGCCGAAGAAGGGCGGCAGCAAGCGCAGCGCCTTAGTCATCCGGACGCCCTATCCCCCTCCCTCCCCCCCTAAAGCCGCCACTGCCGTTGCTGGTGGAGGCTGGCCAGTcctggtgggagaaggaggagcaggCCTACCGTGCACGCCGTGGCACGACGGCCTAGGTTCTAGCCGCTGCAGCCATCTGTCCCCGCCGCGTGCGCCGCCACAGCCTCCGCGGAtgcaaccaccaccgccgccacgtaGGTTCAAGCCGCGCCCGGctagcgacgacgacggctccttcgacgacaacgacgacgacttcgagtgtACTATAGGCCTAGATATAAATATGACTAGTTTTTTATTTataataaaataataataattttatttaAAACGTACATCATTTGTATGGGGTCATGGCTGGGGCCTGACCGACCTCCATTTTGTGTTTAGCGCCGGAGCCTCCATATGGACAAAAAAGGGTACTGCATAGCGACGCGGACTTTTGGCTCATGGGTGGCACACCCCCTATAGATCCATCGCGTAGATTTGCTTTAAGATTGATGCAGGGAAATTAAGGAAAATCGGTCACTGAATCTGTCAGACTCATAATACATCTGAATACGAGGGTTTCTACGTGGCAGCTCGTAGCACTTAGTgcatctccaacggcgcgacgcatttcggacgtccaattATCCGcgggcgtctgtttgcgtcgcctggcggacgcggaaatagtcgtgcgtccgtttgcatctgggGCTGGcttcagcgggccgacgcattttcggCGCGAGCCAGAATTCAGAAAAGAGATTGTAGCCTCaaatttgcacgaaattacagccgcaaattgagTCTGAAATAAATTCATCACAGTTTGCACATGGTACGACacaaagtggagtccaaaaggggcacaacaaggcctgaacagcaaacaaaaaagtccaaaaggaggccaaggtgctggacgcatggcgccggcgatcaggcgtctcacACGCGGATTTCGGCGTGCCTCTTCATGAACGAGGCCCTGGTGTCGTTgtcgacgccgctcaagtcggctagcatgatccttgtgtcttctgcacgggtcttggcctcggcgtccatcctcctggcctcggcgtcacgcaatttggcctcggcgtctgtctttttggcctcgacgtccatccgttggacctcaatgacctctttcgtgaggttgaggtagatggcagctgcggcctctttttccagacgcctcttctcgtccttGGCAGCCAAGGCGGCAAGATTCTCGGCcactatcttctccatgctctgggtgaacgcaatggcttgtgcctcccgggctagatcggccttggtagccttatggcctctgGGATGAGGTGGAAGGGCTTGgcggccttgatcgtcgtcttcgccgtcaaGGTTGACCGATGTTccattcttcacagcttcatcGTAGTCCGCAAAGCttgtcttccacttctccgcgtcctTGAGCttgtcccagcaatggaccatatggtagcCCTTCTTATTGATAAGGTCTAAGACTTAGTGatgtggtctaagaccccgtgtgtggcccgatctcgcgattgacccgaaatccaaaggggaaagagaggaagaacgcgaagaacacgaagaacacgaagaacacgaagaactcacgcacgcacaccaacccgatacaaccgatacttaccctcgtggctcgatggaccacgccaatagaatcaacccggaagaggcgCGAAGTAGAATTCCgagcggagagattggtgagggagacgaatctaggagtgggagagagagtgggtagcacttgaatctcacacaccaaatccaatcatccaacaagggtagccttgatacaaaggggatgaaaccctagggagacaaagctcaagttcatggttaagcctaaatcttgtctaaggagtaaaggggatgacctaggtgcttatatagaggtacaaggtgACTTGGGTCGAATAGGTATGCGGTGGACCGACTCGGGCAGGTTCCGGTCAAGTcgaacccgtgaaatccggtcaaccgggcgccaaccgggctgcagaccgggcaggccggcgccagggccggtcaaccgggcgccagaccgggaagttcgcaaaagtccCGCTGGTTGGCGTCGGTACGACGCCCGGttgtcgccggggtggatccggtctggggtccggtctgaccggccctggggccggcctggccggtctgtggcccggtctgaccggcctctgggccggctgggcctcttcctcctgcctcttcttcctcttccttccttcttcttcttcttccttcttccttgcaccatgggagttccttctctcttggtccttgtcgatgtcggcacctatagacaccatgatgataggcatgaggtagcatgccattcaagttggtgttgagatcgaccatagagaggaaggagttcaccttgacatatatggcggggttttgtgttgttggtccacttgggggactccttgtccatggtgtagcgtcgacgataggcggggctgcatcatctcccccccttggggaagagtcgtcctcgactcttgttcctcctcaccgatGATGTAGACGTTGATCCTTGTAGCTTGGTGAAAGACTTGTATCGGTGCCCTTGTGTCCTTAtggatgctcgtcgtagtgcgggCGTCTTTGTTGTAGTCCATAATGGGTCTCCCATGTAGTGGTGGAGGGACAAAgtctcggtcgaagaagaacgtgtggaaaaacaacttgcgaaaggaaagcttgaggatgccaatgtggtgaccggcgaacaagaggctctcaatcaactaGGAAGCATCAAGtcatttctccaagaggcatttggcaaaaatggaaatcaaaagagtgtcgatgtatccaaaatgtggtagggcaaaaatttgtgcatgtaaaagtttgCTTTGGGAGGTGTCAAAAATGTTGGTGTATAgtattgtcccacacaaatggaacaatcaaaaggcaagtatcggcggcaaaatttggggcaaaattgttatgtgcaatggcaaagagatggaaacttctagcttgggaacgtatggttggcgtgagcctagTATgaatatcctcaagtgtcaaagaatccattgcaattgctaaagatgaaatgagaaatccaaaggagagcaacttttggtgtgacatgtggcacaagatgtataagatgtctctcacatgtatgacatggtccttgagattctcggagtgtatgatgataacatcaaggcatacaacaatcattgtgccaacaagatgtgtcaagagatgttgcataagaggccaaagaggtgacgaggagttAGACCAAACCGAAAGCTCGACAAAccaagtcggaaacacacgagggtgaaggcgtttgggaacataccctttggtgtgaatcccatgggtttgatcatgtatctcgtccttgttggggtagctctcaattgcacgtttcgtcaactcatgctccgtggcggtggatGTTGTcgttcgggtacctatacacacaatagagagaacaaaaagcgtgtgtgcatggtagatgaaaacatcatccatcatgatgttccatgacttgtgcacatcaccattagtgtcaagcaagatagtatgaaatgcatggcgatggtgcatattgcaagaaggtgcattcatggcatgtggtaactcatgatcatcaaaaagtgagaaggctatgggggccaactcgtggacaatgaaataagcattcttgcataccaagcataataaagagcaattgttcacaatcttggatgcaaggat from Lolium rigidum isolate FL_2022 chromosome 4, APGP_CSIRO_Lrig_0.1, whole genome shotgun sequence encodes the following:
- the LOC124650345 gene encoding probable prolyl 4-hydroxylase 7; its protein translation is MAPLLLAVLALHLAAAGVSAASSVPGSGPFDPSRIVQLSWRPRAFLLKGFLSDAECDHMIELAKDKLEKSMVADNESGKSVQSEVRTSSGMFLEKKQDEVVARIEERIAAWTFLPSENGESIQILHYENGEKYEPHYDYFHDKNNQALGGHRIATVLMYLSNVEKGGETIFPNAEGKLTQHKDEMTSECAKNGYAVKPTKGDALLFFSLHPDATTDPDSLHGSCPVIEGQKWSATKWIHVRSFEKPDKHGGSGDGCVDENVLCAQWAAVGECAKNPNYMVGTKEAPGFCRKSCNVCVQ